The Taeniopygia guttata chromosome 22, bTaeGut7.mat, whole genome shotgun sequence genome has a window encoding:
- the LOC100218400 gene encoding cytosolic purine 5'-nucleotidase isoform X3, with protein MGSEGQRGSAAARGPGQGDPRALRRDCQHRIFVNRSLALEKIKCFGFDMDYTLAMYKSPDYEELAFTLLLEHLVAIGYPPEILAYKYDPTFPTRGLVFDALYGNLLKVDSHGNLLVCAHGFRFLKGAEILHYYPNKFIQRDDMKRFHILNTLFNLTEAHLYACLVDFFTNCSRYVNCDTGYKHGNLFMSFRSMYQDVREAMDHVHLSGCLKEKTLENLEKYVVKDPRVPLLLSRMKEVGKVFLATNSDYTYTDAIMSYLFDFSNEDKADVPRRPWRSYFDLIVVDTRKPLFFAEGTVLRQVDTDTGKLRMGTYTGPLQHCAVYSGGSSDVVCDLLGVKGKDILYMGDHIFGDILKSKKRQGWRTFLVVPELARELQVWTEKSELFEELRSLDLFLAELYQHLDSGSSERPDISSIKRWIQKVTHEMDMCYGKMGSLFRCGSRQTLFANQLMRYADLYAASFINFLYYPFSYLFRAPPVLMAHESTVEHSHRDSGDAVTALPPWLAQHGDPGQQVSQDSSGEEEDDGEA; from the exons ATGGGCAGCGAGGGCCAGCGGGGCTCAGCGGCGGCCCGGGGCCCAGGGCAGGGCGACCCCCGGGCCCTGCGGAGGGACTGCCAGCACCG GATCTTCGTCAACCGGAGCCTGGCGCTGGAGAAGATCAAGTGCTTTGGCTTTGACATGGACTACACCTTGGCCA TGTACAAGTCCCCTGACTACGAGGAGCTGGCCTTCACTCTGTTGCTGGAGCACCTTGTTGCCATTGGGTACCCTCCTGAGATCCTTGCCTACAAATATGACCCTACCTTCCCCACCCG GGGTCTGGTGTTTGATGCCCTGTACGGGAACCTGCTGAAGGTGGATTCCCACGGGAACCTGCTGGTCTGTGCCCATGGCTTCCGTTTCCTCAAGGG AGCCGAAATCCTCCACTATTACCCCAACAAGTTCATCCAGCGGGATGACATGAAACGCTTCCACATCCTCAACACCCTCTTCAACCTCACAG AGGCCCACCTCTATGCCTGTCTCGTGGACTTTTTTACCAACTGCTCCAGATATGTCAA CTGTGACACCGGCTACAAGCATGGGAACCTCTTCATGTCCTTCCGCAGCATGTACCAGGATGTGCGCGAGGCCATGGACCATGTCCACCTCTCT ggctgcctcAAGGAGAAGACGCTAGAGAACCTGGAGAAATATGTGGTGAAGGAT CCCCGTGTGCCGCTGCTGCTGAGCCGCATGAAGGAGGTGGGGAAGGTCTTCCTGGCCACCAACAGTGACTACACCTACACTGAT GCCATCATGTCCTATCTGTTCGACTTCAGCAATGAGGACAAG GCTGATGTCCCACGGCGCCCCTGGAGGTCCTACTTTGACCTGATTGTGGTGGACACCCGCAAGCCCCTCTTCTTTGCTGAGGGCACTGTCCTGCGCCAAGTTGACACG gacacagggaagCTGCGCATGGGGACATACACTGGCCCTCTCCAGCACTGTGCTGTGTACTCCGGTG GCTCCTCAGATGTGGTGTGTGACCTCCTGGGTGTGAAGGGCAAAGACATCCTCTACATGGGGGACCACATCTTTGGGGACATTCTCAAATCCAAGAAGCGGCAGGGCTGGCGAACCTTTCTGGTGGTGCCCGAGCTGGCCCGTGAGCTGCAGGTCTGGACAGAGAAGAGTg AGCTGTTTGAGGAGCTGCGGAGCCTGGATCTCTTCCTGGCTGAGCTGTACCA GCACTTGGACAGTGGCAGTAGTGAGCGCCCAGACATCAGCTCCATCAAGCGTTGGATCCAG AAAGTCACACATGAGATGGACATGTGCTACGGGAAGATGGGCAGCCTGTTCCGCTGTGGCTCACGTCAGACGCTCTTTGCCAACCAGCTGATGCGCTATGCAGACCTCTATGCTGCCTCCTTCATCAACTTCCTCTATTACCCCTTCAGCTACCTCTTCCGGGCACCCCCTGTCCTG ATGGCCCATGAGTCAACGGTGGAGCACTCTCACCGGGACTCAGGGGACGCGGTCACTGCCCTTCCTCCCTGGCTGGCCCAGCATGGTGACCCTGGCCAGCAG GTCTCCCAGGACTCaagtggggaggaggaagatgatggAGAAGCCTGA
- the LOC100218400 gene encoding cytosolic purine 5'-nucleotidase isoform X2, giving the protein MGSEGQRGSAAARGPGQGDPRALRRDCQHRIFVNRSLALEKIKCFGFDMDYTLAMYKSPDYEELAFTLLLEHLVAIGYPPEILAYKYDPTFPTRGLVFDALYGNLLKVDSHGNLLVCAHGFRFLKGAEILHYYPNKFIQRDDMKRFHILNTLFNLTEAHLYACLVDFFTNCSRYVNCDTGYKHGNLFMSFRSMYQDVREAMDHVHLSGCLKEKTLENLEKYVVKDPRVPLLLSRMKEVGKVFLATNSDYTYTDAIMSYLFDFSNEDKADVPRRPWRSYFDLIVVDTRKPLFFAEGTVLRQVDTDTGKLRMGTYTGPLQHCAVYSGELFEELRSLDLFLAELYQHLDSGSSERPDISSIKRWIQKVTHEMDMCYGKMGSLFRCGSRQTLFANQLMRYADLYAASFINFLYYPFSYLFRAPPVLEPCPPPCRWPMSQRWSTLTGTQGTRSLPFLPGWPSMVTLASRSPRTQVGRRKMMEKPEHNATAAMLPTGGHSVALDHLHSWPATTSGGHRMAGGPCHTCPWAVGTFS; this is encoded by the exons ATGGGCAGCGAGGGCCAGCGGGGCTCAGCGGCGGCCCGGGGCCCAGGGCAGGGCGACCCCCGGGCCCTGCGGAGGGACTGCCAGCACCG GATCTTCGTCAACCGGAGCCTGGCGCTGGAGAAGATCAAGTGCTTTGGCTTTGACATGGACTACACCTTGGCCA TGTACAAGTCCCCTGACTACGAGGAGCTGGCCTTCACTCTGTTGCTGGAGCACCTTGTTGCCATTGGGTACCCTCCTGAGATCCTTGCCTACAAATATGACCCTACCTTCCCCACCCG GGGTCTGGTGTTTGATGCCCTGTACGGGAACCTGCTGAAGGTGGATTCCCACGGGAACCTGCTGGTCTGTGCCCATGGCTTCCGTTTCCTCAAGGG AGCCGAAATCCTCCACTATTACCCCAACAAGTTCATCCAGCGGGATGACATGAAACGCTTCCACATCCTCAACACCCTCTTCAACCTCACAG AGGCCCACCTCTATGCCTGTCTCGTGGACTTTTTTACCAACTGCTCCAGATATGTCAA CTGTGACACCGGCTACAAGCATGGGAACCTCTTCATGTCCTTCCGCAGCATGTACCAGGATGTGCGCGAGGCCATGGACCATGTCCACCTCTCT ggctgcctcAAGGAGAAGACGCTAGAGAACCTGGAGAAATATGTGGTGAAGGAT CCCCGTGTGCCGCTGCTGCTGAGCCGCATGAAGGAGGTGGGGAAGGTCTTCCTGGCCACCAACAGTGACTACACCTACACTGAT GCCATCATGTCCTATCTGTTCGACTTCAGCAATGAGGACAAG GCTGATGTCCCACGGCGCCCCTGGAGGTCCTACTTTGACCTGATTGTGGTGGACACCCGCAAGCCCCTCTTCTTTGCTGAGGGCACTGTCCTGCGCCAAGTTGACACG gacacagggaagCTGCGCATGGGGACATACACTGGCCCTCTCCAGCACTGTGCTGTGTACTCCGGTG AGCTGTTTGAGGAGCTGCGGAGCCTGGATCTCTTCCTGGCTGAGCTGTACCA GCACTTGGACAGTGGCAGTAGTGAGCGCCCAGACATCAGCTCCATCAAGCGTTGGATCCAG AAAGTCACACATGAGATGGACATGTGCTACGGGAAGATGGGCAGCCTGTTCCGCTGTGGCTCACGTCAGACGCTCTTTGCCAACCAGCTGATGCGCTATGCAGACCTCTATGCTGCCTCCTTCATCAACTTCCTCTATTACCCCTTCAGCTACCTCTTCCGGGCACCCCCTGTCCTG GAGCCTTGTCCACCCCCCTGCAGATGGCCCATGAGTCAACGGTGGAGCACTCTCACCGGGACTCAGGGGACGCGGTCACTGCCCTTCCTCCCTGGCTGGCCCAGCATGGTGACCCTGGCCAGCAG GTCTCCCAGGACTCaagtggggaggaggaagatgatggAGAAGCCTGAGCACAATGCAACTGCTGCCATGCTGCCCACGGGAGGACATTCGGTGGCCCTGGACCACTTGCACTCATGGCCAGCTACCACCTCTGGTGGCCACAGGATGGCTGGTGGCCCTTGTCACACCTGTCCCTGGGCAGTTGGGACCTTCTCCTGA
- the LOC100218400 gene encoding cytosolic purine 5'-nucleotidase isoform X1, protein MGSEGQRGSAAARGPGQGDPRALRRDCQHRIFVNRSLALEKIKCFGFDMDYTLAMYKSPDYEELAFTLLLEHLVAIGYPPEILAYKYDPTFPTRGLVFDALYGNLLKVDSHGNLLVCAHGFRFLKGAEILHYYPNKFIQRDDMKRFHILNTLFNLTEAHLYACLVDFFTNCSRYVNCDTGYKHGNLFMSFRSMYQDVREAMDHVHLSGCLKEKTLENLEKYVVKDPRVPLLLSRMKEVGKVFLATNSDYTYTDAIMSYLFDFSNEDKADVPRRPWRSYFDLIVVDTRKPLFFAEGTVLRQVDTDTGKLRMGTYTGPLQHCAVYSGGSSDVVCDLLGVKGKDILYMGDHIFGDILKSKKRQGWRTFLVVPELARELQVWTEKSELFEELRSLDLFLAELYQHLDSGSSERPDISSIKRWIQKVTHEMDMCYGKMGSLFRCGSRQTLFANQLMRYADLYAASFINFLYYPFSYLFRAPPVLEPCPPPCRWPMSQRWSTLTGTQGTRSLPFLPGWPSMVTLASRSPRTQVGRRKMMEKPEHNATAAMLPTGGHSVALDHLHSWPATTSGGHRMAGGPCHTCPWAVGTFS, encoded by the exons ATGGGCAGCGAGGGCCAGCGGGGCTCAGCGGCGGCCCGGGGCCCAGGGCAGGGCGACCCCCGGGCCCTGCGGAGGGACTGCCAGCACCG GATCTTCGTCAACCGGAGCCTGGCGCTGGAGAAGATCAAGTGCTTTGGCTTTGACATGGACTACACCTTGGCCA TGTACAAGTCCCCTGACTACGAGGAGCTGGCCTTCACTCTGTTGCTGGAGCACCTTGTTGCCATTGGGTACCCTCCTGAGATCCTTGCCTACAAATATGACCCTACCTTCCCCACCCG GGGTCTGGTGTTTGATGCCCTGTACGGGAACCTGCTGAAGGTGGATTCCCACGGGAACCTGCTGGTCTGTGCCCATGGCTTCCGTTTCCTCAAGGG AGCCGAAATCCTCCACTATTACCCCAACAAGTTCATCCAGCGGGATGACATGAAACGCTTCCACATCCTCAACACCCTCTTCAACCTCACAG AGGCCCACCTCTATGCCTGTCTCGTGGACTTTTTTACCAACTGCTCCAGATATGTCAA CTGTGACACCGGCTACAAGCATGGGAACCTCTTCATGTCCTTCCGCAGCATGTACCAGGATGTGCGCGAGGCCATGGACCATGTCCACCTCTCT ggctgcctcAAGGAGAAGACGCTAGAGAACCTGGAGAAATATGTGGTGAAGGAT CCCCGTGTGCCGCTGCTGCTGAGCCGCATGAAGGAGGTGGGGAAGGTCTTCCTGGCCACCAACAGTGACTACACCTACACTGAT GCCATCATGTCCTATCTGTTCGACTTCAGCAATGAGGACAAG GCTGATGTCCCACGGCGCCCCTGGAGGTCCTACTTTGACCTGATTGTGGTGGACACCCGCAAGCCCCTCTTCTTTGCTGAGGGCACTGTCCTGCGCCAAGTTGACACG gacacagggaagCTGCGCATGGGGACATACACTGGCCCTCTCCAGCACTGTGCTGTGTACTCCGGTG GCTCCTCAGATGTGGTGTGTGACCTCCTGGGTGTGAAGGGCAAAGACATCCTCTACATGGGGGACCACATCTTTGGGGACATTCTCAAATCCAAGAAGCGGCAGGGCTGGCGAACCTTTCTGGTGGTGCCCGAGCTGGCCCGTGAGCTGCAGGTCTGGACAGAGAAGAGTg AGCTGTTTGAGGAGCTGCGGAGCCTGGATCTCTTCCTGGCTGAGCTGTACCA GCACTTGGACAGTGGCAGTAGTGAGCGCCCAGACATCAGCTCCATCAAGCGTTGGATCCAG AAAGTCACACATGAGATGGACATGTGCTACGGGAAGATGGGCAGCCTGTTCCGCTGTGGCTCACGTCAGACGCTCTTTGCCAACCAGCTGATGCGCTATGCAGACCTCTATGCTGCCTCCTTCATCAACTTCCTCTATTACCCCTTCAGCTACCTCTTCCGGGCACCCCCTGTCCTG GAGCCTTGTCCACCCCCCTGCAGATGGCCCATGAGTCAACGGTGGAGCACTCTCACCGGGACTCAGGGGACGCGGTCACTGCCCTTCCTCCCTGGCTGGCCCAGCATGGTGACCCTGGCCAGCAG GTCTCCCAGGACTCaagtggggaggaggaagatgatggAGAAGCCTGAGCACAATGCAACTGCTGCCATGCTGCCCACGGGAGGACATTCGGTGGCCCTGGACCACTTGCACTCATGGCCAGCTACCACCTCTGGTGGCCACAGGATGGCTGGTGGCCCTTGTCACACCTGTCCCTGGGCAGTTGGGACCTTCTCCTGA